Part of the Ascaphus truei isolate aAscTru1 chromosome 16, aAscTru1.hap1, whole genome shotgun sequence genome, AAAGCAATGAAGAGGGCGACTATGTCAATCGTTTTCTGATTAGGGAAGGAAGACCTGAGACGCTTACAGCTGCTGCTGCAACACACGGGCCTCGAATGCCCTTTAACCCAACACAAACACCCCGACATatcagccttaggctaaggccccgctccctcagtcagcgcgcccgcactgcagacacgCGGCGctctgacaggcaattgaccgctacttgcggtctgtagggagcgggagataCAAATTTTCTGCCTCTCGCGCatcacccctccctcctccctcctcccgagccggccaaagtaacaaaaaaaaccaggacacacacacgcagctccttccctgctcccctccactcgctcacaggcacaggcacgctcacaggcacaggcacgctcacaggcacaggcacgctcacaggcacaggcacgctcacaggcacaggcacgctcacaggcccacacacaggcacacacacaggcccacacacaggcacacacacaggcccacacacaggcccacacacaggcccacacacaggcccacacacaggcacacacacaggcacacacaggcacacacacacacacaggcacacacacacacacaggcacacacacacacacaggcacacacacacacacacacacacacacacacacacacaggcacacacacacacacacaggcaaatacacacaggcacactcacaggcaaatacacacaggcacaggcacactcacaggcaaatacacacaggcacaggcacactcacaggcaaatacacacaggcacaggcacacaggcacaggcacacaggcacacaggcacactcacaggcaaatacacacaggcacaggcacactcacaggcaaatacacacaggcacaggcacactcacaggcaaatacacacaggcacaggcacactcacaggcaaatacacacaggcacaggcacactcacaggcacactcacaggcaaatacacacaggcacaggcacactcacaggcaaatacacacaggcacaggcacactcacaggcaaatacacacaggcacaggcacactcacaggcaaatacacacaggcacaggcactcacaggcacaggcacacacaggcacaggcacacacaggcacaggcacacacaggcacaggcacacacaggcacaggcacacacaggcacaggcacacacaggcacaggcacacacaggcacaggcacacacaggcacaggcacacacaggcacaggcacacacaggcacaggcactcacaggcacaggcacacacaggcacaggcactcacaggcacacaggcaaatacacacaggcaaatacacacaggcaaatacacacaggcaaatacacacaggcaaatacacacaggcaaatacacacaggcaaatacacacggggggggggtgaatcggagcaaggggggaaatcggaacggggatcggagctgaagggggaaatcggagcagaagggggcatcggattggctgctgggatgtcACGTGCCGCGACACTGGCcaaaaccacaagctccttgtagctccggctggctgacacgtcacagcacgcagtcagccacgccggaaggagccagcgggggcaagcagctggtggcctGTGGCAGCGCGCGCCGCCGGCcccagcgggaccaaagccttaggctCTTGCTGCTGCTAGGACCACTGCACTTTTCAAGTCCCGCCAACAAACAAGGCGTTCTACAACAGATCCATCCAAACGTCAGTGTAACCGACCTGCTCTTTATGGCCATGTTTGAGGTCCTCCTTTCAGTGTCTCATTGCACAGTGCACGTTGTACAGCACTGGTCCTGTTTCTCAGGCAGAGACGCATAGTTCATTTGTCTTACGATCTCAGCAAACAGTTCGTCCACCATTGTTTTGCTCTTGGCAGAGGTCTCCATGAACGGACAGCCCCACTCCTGCGCCAGAGACCTGCCCTCTGCCGCCATAACTTCCCTCTCCGACTCCAGATCCACCTTGTTTCCCACCAGGATCAAAGGAACCTTTTCGTATCTCTTGACTCGGACAATTTGGTCCCTCATGGGCTTGATGTCCTGGTAACAAAACAAGTTAAAAACGCAAAAAGTTAggttaggtaaaaaaaaaaaagcataacaaacTGGCCCCCCTCTAGAGGGGAGATCTCATGGTGGGccacacccaacaggtcaggtttcccagatatcccagcttccgcacaggtggctcaatcagtccctgcttcagcacaggtggctcagtctttgagccacctgtgctgaagctgggatattctg contains:
- the RAP2C gene encoding ras-related protein Rap-2c; protein product: MREYKVVVLGSGGVGKSALTVQFVTGTFIEKYDPTIEDFYRKEIEVDSSPSVLEILDTAGTEQFASMRDLYIKNGQGFILVYSLVNQQSFQDIKPMRDQIVRVKRYEKVPLILVGNKVDLESEREVMAAEGRSLAQEWGCPFMETSAKSKTMVDELFAEIVRQMNYASLPEKQDQCCTTCTVQ